In one window of Frigoriglobus tundricola DNA:
- a CDS encoding putative quorum-sensing-regulated virulence factor has protein sequence MTFGKYLGRPLDQIPRGYLRWVAANVAGLDPALADAIGKAISGQPIPEEPPAQDLYPEDAD, from the coding sequence ATGACGTTCGGCAAATACCTCGGACGGCCATTGGATCAGATTCCCCGAGGCTACCTCCGATGGGTCGCGGCCAACGTCGCCGGGTTGGACCCCGCCCTCGCCGACGCTATCGGGAAGGCGATCAGTGGTCAGCCGATCCCCGAGGAGCCACCCGCTCAAGACCTCTACCCGGAAGACGCGGATTGA
- a CDS encoding ParB N-terminal domain-containing protein, which yields MSESQVADLVDSVTRLGLLQPMVVTPQYNRLIAGQRWVGIDSDGSATGVARLRLRELQKAH from the coding sequence GTGTCGGAGTCGCAGGTCGCGGACCTCGTAGACAGCGTCACGCGGCTCGGGTTGCTCCAGCCGATGGTCGTGACGCCGCAGTACAACAGGTTGATCGCCGGCCAGCGGTGGGTCGGGATCGACTCGGACGGGTCAGCCACCGGGGTCGCACGGCTGCGGCTCAGGGAACTCCAGAAGGCACACTGA
- a CDS encoding helix-turn-helix domain-containing protein, with the protein MNQIGDTARYVRERLGMTQRAAAAALGVSAVHLSNVERGRADPSSSLLSRFKTVYGIDVYVLSYCLEDESRDMPAGLREARRHLADALRQGLREPEVCQNRGG; encoded by the coding sequence ATGAACCAGATTGGTGACACCGCTCGGTACGTCCGCGAGCGCTTGGGCATGACACAGCGTGCGGCTGCGGCGGCGCTGGGGGTCAGTGCCGTCCACCTGTCGAACGTGGAGCGAGGCCGCGCGGACCCGTCCTCGTCCCTGCTCTCGCGGTTCAAAACCGTCTACGGCATCGACGTGTACGTCCTGTCGTACTGCCTGGAGGACGAGTCGCGCGATATGCCGGCCGGACTTCGCGAGGCCCGCCGGCACCTCGCCGACGCCTTGCGCCAGGGACTTCGTGAACCGGAGGTGTGCCAGAATCGCGGAGGTTGA
- a CDS encoding helicase-related protein: MARGNVVEWDGASGSIGERATADRVRFASQSLQVLLPGDVHVGLEVEFDRVDETGKPPTARNVRRPSDQPNPLKPALSGHGFDVGLSGQISPGDIVAGLEPDEHVEITKVTPFGPRTLVEGVGVTTRRVVRRPLGPDELGRVQRVRGSDHTYDGDPRAFLLGVEAHRIKTAYQFDPLFAVNSSAVDVLPHQVEAVYRYLLPLPRIRFLLADDTGAGKTIMAGLILKELLFRGTISKVLIVVPGGLTRQWVDEMAEKFGLNFRLINRVSFEAEPAQFARSDDGLFVTSIDFIARHDGCLNAARETQWDMVIVDEAHKLSAYEYGIKVDRSERYQAVEALAPRTDHLLFLTATPHRGRRDTFRRLLMLLDEDLFQEDELVTQRINRSAPAQEGEAFESEAAIARARNRFFLRRLKEEMVGWDSQPLFRPRYAKTVGYELTPEELDLYTAVTQYVRSRRKEAKAKKNRNVELILMVMQRRLASSIYAITCTLRNRLGALDEVIRILRDPTPSAAEKKRLLKGDTDDVPGSYTEYEDLDERQRDAVERKVFRQVLSDDPEQVEKERGEVAELLRMAEALNKANHKEAKFAELLKVLDSSDVIRRENEKLVIFTEHKDTMNNLTERLVQRGYTVANIHGGMDVDARKEAQRIFRTEKKILVCTDAAGEGINLQFCRFLLNWDIPWNPNRLEQRMGRVHRYGQTEVVQVFNLVASNTREGAVLERILSKLDIMREQLGDDRVYDVVDELLEQVPLLSLIEKSIDAPSKDTADEVANEAERLMTDPALKAKAEELVSLQKKKSLASKLNLADARRLRDASDERRLQPLFMQNFFLAAYREAGGTVRADDHFPVYHVGTVPSAVLDVARSVRLPVRDKYDTPFVFDKTLVSVASKTRVPEHTKLLGSGHPLFEALTEWAIRKARDSFARGATLCDPNIATPQKLWLVRSAIEDGRQEARKRLAHQQMSVVLADHHGLRSVSPATLLNFTVPDGQTPKPALADRSSEEIQMWAFDAVTDPQLKQVEAHRRAECDLRRQYLDTTFTDLISELSMKVEGLQAASLFGNDDPEERDKLEKRLRELKIRKQRRLEELELMLRLTANLPDVVTSALVVPSPVATMDPVEPPATGGGFPMRRDDEVERIAMEVVMKYERARGWTPFDVSQDGEHYDIRSEGPEAAKRFIEVKGRAQTGGVVLTAPEVDKLRQLGDRAFLYIVTFCKGERPKLRIIQDPMANLHPAMLYRQVQYFVDESDWKKHGEDHDCQ; this comes from the coding sequence ATGGCTAGAGGCAACGTCGTTGAGTGGGACGGAGCGAGCGGCAGCATCGGCGAGCGGGCCACCGCCGACCGCGTTCGGTTCGCCTCCCAATCCTTGCAAGTCCTCCTCCCTGGCGACGTGCATGTCGGGCTTGAGGTCGAGTTCGACCGGGTTGACGAGACGGGCAAACCTCCAACGGCCCGAAACGTCCGGCGACCCAGTGACCAGCCAAACCCGTTGAAGCCCGCTCTTAGTGGCCACGGATTTGATGTCGGTCTCTCCGGTCAGATCTCTCCCGGTGACATCGTCGCCGGCCTGGAGCCGGACGAACACGTCGAAATCACCAAGGTGACTCCCTTCGGCCCGCGCACACTGGTCGAGGGTGTGGGAGTGACCACCCGTCGCGTCGTCCGTCGTCCGCTCGGGCCGGACGAACTCGGACGGGTGCAACGGGTCCGGGGCAGCGACCACACCTACGACGGCGACCCCCGCGCTTTCCTGCTCGGCGTCGAGGCCCATCGGATCAAGACCGCGTACCAGTTCGACCCGCTGTTCGCGGTGAACTCGTCGGCTGTGGACGTGTTGCCGCACCAAGTCGAGGCCGTGTACCGCTACCTTCTCCCGCTGCCCCGCATCCGGTTTTTGCTCGCCGACGACACCGGAGCCGGGAAGACGATCATGGCGGGCTTAATCCTCAAGGAACTTTTGTTTCGCGGCACCATCAGCAAGGTGCTGATCGTCGTCCCCGGTGGCCTCACCCGCCAGTGGGTAGACGAGATGGCCGAGAAGTTCGGACTCAACTTCCGGCTGATTAACCGCGTCAGCTTCGAGGCCGAACCCGCCCAGTTCGCGCGCTCCGACGACGGCCTGTTCGTCACCAGTATCGACTTCATCGCCCGCCACGACGGGTGCCTGAACGCGGCCAGGGAGACGCAGTGGGACATGGTGATCGTGGACGAAGCGCATAAGCTCTCGGCCTACGAGTACGGCATCAAGGTGGATCGCTCGGAGCGGTATCAGGCGGTCGAGGCTCTGGCACCTCGCACCGATCACCTGTTGTTCCTCACGGCCACGCCGCACCGGGGCCGGCGCGATACGTTCCGCCGGCTGTTGATGTTGCTGGACGAAGACCTGTTCCAAGAAGACGAACTGGTCACCCAACGGATCAATCGGTCGGCACCGGCTCAGGAGGGCGAGGCGTTCGAGAGCGAAGCCGCCATCGCACGGGCGAGGAACAGGTTCTTCCTGCGGCGACTCAAGGAGGAGATGGTCGGTTGGGACTCGCAACCGCTGTTCCGGCCCCGGTACGCCAAGACGGTGGGGTACGAACTCACGCCCGAGGAACTCGACCTGTACACCGCCGTGACGCAGTACGTCCGGTCGCGACGGAAGGAAGCCAAGGCCAAGAAGAACCGCAACGTCGAACTGATCCTGATGGTCATGCAGCGACGGTTGGCGTCCTCGATCTACGCGATCACCTGCACCCTCCGCAACCGACTCGGAGCGTTGGACGAGGTGATCCGCATCCTGCGTGACCCGACCCCTTCCGCCGCCGAAAAGAAGCGGTTGCTCAAGGGCGACACCGACGACGTTCCGGGCAGCTACACCGAATATGAGGATCTGGACGAGCGCCAGCGGGACGCCGTCGAGCGAAAGGTGTTCCGACAGGTGTTGAGCGACGACCCCGAACAGGTCGAGAAGGAGCGGGGCGAAGTCGCCGAACTGCTCCGCATGGCCGAGGCTCTCAACAAGGCCAACCACAAGGAAGCGAAGTTCGCGGAACTCCTGAAGGTGTTGGACTCGTCCGACGTGATCCGCCGTGAGAACGAGAAGCTCGTCATCTTCACGGAACACAAGGACACGATGAACAACCTGACCGAGCGACTCGTCCAACGCGGGTACACGGTCGCCAACATCCACGGCGGTATGGACGTAGACGCGCGCAAGGAGGCCCAGCGGATTTTCCGCACCGAGAAGAAGATCCTCGTCTGCACCGACGCGGCCGGCGAAGGGATCAACCTCCAGTTCTGTCGGTTCCTTTTGAACTGGGACATTCCGTGGAATCCGAACCGTCTTGAGCAGCGCATGGGCCGCGTCCACCGCTACGGCCAGACCGAGGTCGTGCAGGTGTTCAACCTCGTCGCCAGCAACACCCGCGAGGGGGCGGTCCTCGAACGCATCCTCTCGAAGCTCGACATCATGCGGGAGCAGTTGGGCGACGACCGCGTTTACGACGTAGTCGATGAACTGCTCGAACAGGTGCCGCTGCTGTCGCTGATCGAGAAGTCCATCGACGCGCCGAGCAAGGACACCGCCGACGAGGTCGCGAACGAGGCCGAGCGGCTGATGACCGACCCGGCGTTGAAGGCGAAGGCCGAGGAACTCGTCAGCCTCCAGAAGAAGAAGTCGCTGGCCAGCAAGCTGAACCTCGCCGACGCTCGCCGGCTGCGGGACGCCTCAGACGAGCGGCGGCTCCAGCCGTTGTTCATGCAGAATTTCTTCCTGGCTGCCTACCGCGAGGCCGGCGGCACCGTCCGCGCCGACGACCACTTCCCGGTGTACCACGTCGGCACGGTGCCGTCGGCGGTCCTCGATGTCGCCCGCTCCGTGCGCTTGCCCGTCCGGGACAAGTACGACACGCCGTTCGTGTTCGACAAGACCCTCGTCTCTGTCGCCAGCAAGACCCGCGTCCCGGAACACACCAAGCTGCTCGGGTCCGGTCACCCACTGTTCGAGGCGTTGACCGAGTGGGCCATCCGCAAGGCCCGCGACAGCTTCGCGCGGGGGGCCACCCTGTGCGACCCGAACATCGCGACCCCGCAGAAACTGTGGCTGGTCCGTTCGGCTATCGAGGACGGCCGGCAGGAGGCCCGCAAGCGGCTCGCTCACCAGCAAATGAGCGTCGTCCTGGCCGACCACCACGGCCTGCGATCTGTCTCGCCGGCCACGCTGCTCAACTTCACGGTCCCGGACGGCCAGACGCCGAAGCCCGCCCTGGCCGACCGCTCCTCGGAAGAAATTCAGATGTGGGCGTTCGACGCGGTAACCGACCCGCAGTTGAAACAGGTCGAGGCCCACCGCCGCGCCGAGTGCGACCTGCGGCGGCAGTACCTCGACACGACGTTCACCGACCTGATCTCCGAACTCTCCATGAAAGTCGAGGGACTGCAAGCCGCGAGCCTATTCGGGAACGACGACCCGGAAGAACGGGACAAGCTCGAAAAGCGGCTCCGCGAACTGAAGATCCGCAAGCAGCGGCGGCTCGAAGAACTGGAACTCATGTTGCGGCTGACGGCCAACCTGCCGGACGTGGTCACGTCCGCGCTGGTGGTCCCGTCGCCGGTGGCGACGATGGACCCCGTCGAGCCGCCGGCGACCGGCGGCGGGTTCCCGATGCGGCGGGACGACGAAGTCGAGCGGATCGCGATGGAAGTGGTTATGAAGTACGAGCGGGCCAGGGGCTGGACCCCGTTCGACGTGTCGCAGGACGGCGAACACTACGACATCCGCAGCGAAGGCCCGGAGGCGGCGAAGCGGTTCATCGAGGTCAAAGGGCGTGCGCAAACCGGCGGCGTGGTGCTGACCGCCCCCGAGGTAGACAAGCTGCGTCAACTCGGCGACCGGGCCTTCCTGTACATCGTCACCTTCTGCAAAGGCGAGCGGCCGAAGTTGCGGATCATCCAAGACCCGATGGCCAACCTCCACCCCGCGATGTTGTACCGGCAGGTACAGTATTTCGTGGACGAGTCGGACTGGAAAAAGCACGGCGAGGATCACGACTGTCAGTGA
- a CDS encoding DUF1156 domain-containing protein, whose protein sequence is MGKGKVSKWDGASGLIREEATGDQLTFTAQSLHVLLPGDVKVGTAVDYDRVDETGKPSAARNVRRPGDQSLPQKPAAVGHGRVVPRLIEVALPIREISAESVRDKSLRHGHISTLHLWFARRPLAASRAVVFASLVPDPDHPDCPLAFREAVERHLKTHVPDVLKSYRRGKVVHMDPDPYRPYEGLPDTLRNRLMMFVAKWSPEWVAFDQGKSDKEPKSENLLDDRSLVKWETSGPTSKVGSKELPNEAGRKILWIARELTRIGNGGQIPTVLDPFSGGGAIPLEAGRVGAQPFANDYNPVAYLILRATCEFPQKYGKPGQRAKTVASGKPRLFGDGEMETVPNVLAHDVEHYAREILRRAREKIGHLFPVGKDKHPVIGYLWARTIPCANCQKRFPLIRSLYVCNTRSRKIALQLVKQGDVINIGLRRGKEITTTDGTMISEGRGNARCPHCTQVNSAAKDIKPRTLSGKMSEQLLVVITDTPEGRGYRLAEPADLAAIAAADDLAKTAERPSEPMPVEYSQAFPVITWGFTTWGSLFTNRQLVSMQTLAECARQVLGEVKKAVDADYYLALATYLGLWFGRASQRGNNQATWQSDAEKFAHPFSMQRISLAWDFAEVNPFNDASGGAAGNIEWITKVIEQESNANSRPATVSRGDSTSLSLKSGSIDAVVTDPPYFDAIAYADLSDMFYIWQKRVIGDDFPENYATPLTPKVAEATALKHRFKGSIEDAEKHFTSKLSTCLGEARRICKADGVVSIMFAHQSTEAWTALIHSLFNAGLNITATFPIDTERKARSRGMSSSALASSITVACRARLAGSLGSYKEVRRDIERVVKESVHRFWNYGFRGADLIVACYGPAVGEFGRYERVERGDGTPVNVPELLQLVREAALKAIAGEFTGDELSRLYFVWANLYGVSEQPWDDVRTVVQIGGESENAMDVATGRGLFVVDATNSRLAVLADRHERPHLGADKIDPLIDQLHRAMLFWKNEDRTKLVHYLHGHELGDHSGFWRLAQALFEVLPHDIEDWKLVSALLGERTTLRTEIKRREAALSGGAGLFDGQDE, encoded by the coding sequence ATGGGCAAGGGTAAAGTCAGCAAGTGGGACGGCGCGAGCGGCCTCATCCGCGAGGAGGCGACCGGCGACCAACTCACGTTCACCGCCCAGTCGCTGCACGTCCTGCTCCCCGGCGACGTGAAGGTCGGCACCGCCGTGGATTACGACCGCGTCGATGAGACGGGCAAGCCGTCGGCCGCACGCAACGTTCGCCGTCCGGGTGACCAGTCGCTTCCGCAGAAGCCCGCCGCTGTCGGACACGGGAGAGTGGTGCCGCGTCTGATCGAAGTCGCCCTGCCGATCCGCGAGATTTCGGCCGAGAGTGTCCGCGACAAGAGCCTGCGGCACGGCCACATCTCCACCCTGCACCTGTGGTTCGCCCGCCGGCCGTTGGCCGCGTCTCGGGCCGTGGTGTTCGCGTCCCTCGTCCCCGACCCCGATCACCCGGACTGCCCCCTCGCATTTCGTGAGGCGGTCGAGCGGCACCTGAAAACCCACGTTCCCGATGTGCTGAAGTCGTACCGTCGAGGGAAGGTCGTTCACATGGACCCCGACCCGTACCGGCCTTACGAAGGGCTGCCGGACACGCTCCGCAACCGGCTGATGATGTTCGTCGCCAAGTGGTCGCCGGAATGGGTGGCATTCGATCAGGGCAAGAGCGACAAGGAGCCGAAGTCCGAGAACCTTCTGGATGATCGCTCACTCGTGAAGTGGGAAACGAGTGGACCGACGAGCAAGGTCGGCAGCAAGGAACTCCCGAACGAGGCGGGCCGGAAGATCCTGTGGATCGCCCGCGAACTCACGCGCATCGGCAACGGTGGCCAGATTCCGACCGTACTGGACCCGTTCTCGGGCGGTGGGGCGATCCCGTTGGAGGCCGGACGAGTTGGCGCTCAACCCTTCGCCAACGACTACAACCCGGTCGCCTACCTGATCCTCCGTGCGACCTGCGAGTTCCCGCAGAAGTACGGAAAACCGGGGCAGCGAGCCAAGACCGTCGCCAGCGGCAAGCCGCGCCTGTTCGGTGACGGCGAGATGGAGACGGTGCCGAACGTCCTCGCCCACGACGTGGAACACTACGCTCGGGAGATCCTGCGTCGGGCGAGGGAAAAGATCGGCCACCTGTTCCCGGTGGGCAAAGACAAGCATCCCGTGATCGGGTACTTGTGGGCGAGGACGATCCCCTGTGCGAACTGCCAGAAACGATTCCCCCTGATCCGGAGCCTGTACGTCTGCAACACCCGGAGTCGCAAGATCGCCTTGCAGTTGGTGAAGCAAGGGGACGTGATCAACATCGGGCTGCGTCGGGGTAAGGAGATCACCACCACGGACGGGACGATGATTTCCGAAGGGCGGGGGAACGCCCGTTGCCCGCACTGTACTCAAGTGAACAGTGCAGCCAAGGACATCAAGCCACGGACCCTCAGCGGAAAAATGTCCGAGCAGCTTCTGGTGGTGATCACGGACACGCCCGAGGGCCGAGGCTACCGATTGGCAGAGCCGGCCGACCTCGCAGCGATTGCTGCCGCTGACGATCTGGCGAAGACGGCAGAACGGCCGAGCGAGCCGATGCCGGTGGAATACAGTCAAGCGTTCCCCGTCATTACCTGGGGTTTCACCACCTGGGGGTCGTTGTTCACCAACCGCCAACTGGTCAGCATGCAAACACTCGCGGAGTGCGCCCGCCAAGTTCTAGGGGAAGTGAAGAAGGCGGTCGATGCCGACTATTACCTCGCTCTCGCGACGTACCTCGGGCTGTGGTTCGGGCGGGCTTCGCAGCGCGGCAACAACCAAGCAACGTGGCAATCGGACGCCGAGAAGTTTGCCCACCCCTTCAGCATGCAACGCATCTCGCTCGCGTGGGATTTTGCGGAGGTGAACCCCTTCAACGATGCGTCCGGCGGGGCGGCGGGGAACATCGAGTGGATCACCAAAGTCATTGAGCAGGAATCGAACGCCAACTCCCGTCCGGCAACGGTGAGCCGGGGCGACAGCACGTCCCTCTCGCTCAAGAGCGGCAGCATCGACGCCGTGGTAACTGATCCGCCGTACTTCGACGCCATCGCCTACGCCGACTTGTCGGACATGTTTTACATCTGGCAGAAGCGAGTCATCGGAGACGACTTCCCCGAGAACTACGCGACCCCGCTGACGCCGAAAGTCGCTGAGGCGACCGCACTCAAGCACCGCTTCAAGGGGAGCATCGAAGACGCCGAAAAGCACTTTACCAGCAAGCTCTCGACCTGCCTCGGGGAGGCGAGGCGGATTTGTAAAGCCGATGGCGTCGTGAGCATCATGTTCGCCCACCAGTCCACAGAGGCGTGGACGGCCCTGATCCACTCCTTGTTCAACGCCGGACTGAACATCACGGCCACGTTCCCCATCGACACGGAGCGGAAGGCACGCTCCCGTGGCATGAGCAGTTCGGCACTGGCGTCATCCATCACCGTGGCCTGCCGCGCGAGATTGGCCGGCAGCCTCGGCTCGTACAAGGAAGTGCGGCGGGATATCGAGCGGGTCGTCAAAGAGAGCGTCCACCGCTTCTGGAACTACGGCTTCCGGGGGGCGGATCTAATCGTCGCGTGCTACGGGCCGGCAGTCGGCGAGTTCGGCCGGTACGAGCGGGTCGAACGCGGCGACGGCACCCCGGTTAACGTCCCCGAACTCCTCCAACTGGTTCGCGAGGCAGCACTAAAGGCCATCGCCGGTGAGTTCACCGGCGACGAATTGTCCCGGCTGTACTTCGTGTGGGCCAACCTATACGGGGTGTCCGAGCAGCCGTGGGACGACGTGCGGACGGTCGTCCAGATCGGCGGCGAGAGCGAGAACGCGATGGACGTGGCCACCGGCCGGGGGCTGTTCGTGGTGGATGCGACGAACTCCCGGTTGGCCGTCCTCGCCGACCGTCACGAGCGTCCTCACTTAGGGGCCGACAAAATCGACCCCCTCATCGACCAGTTGCACCGGGCCATGTTGTTCTGGAAGAACGAGGACCGCACCAAACTGGTTCATTACCTGCACGGCCACGAACTGGGCGACCACTCCGGGTTCTGGCGACTCGCCCAGGCTCTGTTCGAGGTGCTGCCCCACGACATCGAGGACTGGAAGCTGGTGAGCGCCCTCCTCGGCGAGCGAACCACCCTCCGAACGGAAATCAAGCGGCGTGAAGCGGCCTTATCCGGAGGAGCCGGACTCTTTGACGGTCAGGACGAGTAG
- a CDS encoding ATP-binding protein has protein sequence MSADIPQWFTVALPHSDIREGRLDESVFAANIWAVRQNNAPTTYLDTEQFFGKTYVTGGLSKVLRKVGQALCGTTEASDRIISLQTAFGGGKTHTQVALWHLARHPDVLRKSAACKEVRDVLGDLIPKKPCGVAVFTNQTCDATQGRETPEGVRTRTVWGELALQLGGVELYKKIEANDQNRAVPQGLFTEILKRAAPCLILLDEMADYCVGAMAVSVGQGTLADQTISFVQQLTEAASLVPGAVVVATLPASHLEVASSDKGQEILSRLEKRFGRMSSDLKPVADEEINEVVRRRLFEKIGDLTIQAQVADAYMKLYAAHKNEVPPEASKAGFRDRLLAAYPFHPSLVDTFYLRWGSHNDFQRTRGVLRLLASIVGDLWQQREKTKQSQPLIQPCHVRWTIDALRASLTRLWGATYDSVVAADVIGDKANAVALDGERGRDYADERVSQGVASAVLLGSFGGQGDRAGFSSKEVRLCTGRPDLNWGYTDGALLALEEKAFYLHNAAAGSQGKRYWFGTKPTLTKLLVQYRGSFSGQEFDAEIIEALQAQVKTLKTDPATWKVLVNPQADLPEQKVLTLLVMPPDCVWSDESLLAGMGGSKERILELSQKCGSKDRLYRNTLLFLLPNQRGLTRLRKELREVASLEAVKRDYTSQLDPEQLEELKQKLVKQKDTVSEVMGGAFPHIARVDGQEVAVSNMTEIGPNLTDHLLAAWRQVTDEEEWVLRKVGQVTLQKTGMVPTESGIRVRDAVEAFLRYTDKPMVATSDSVVQGLAQACKDRVIGIGRGVSPEKLQTRRCGDYVALDRSEEGVWIIPPFTEQPTETTGGTPSGGAAISSDGGAAISSDGPVTVVGDTGGSTTTTATPKKLKGVTIAGTIPLESWTELFRCFLNPAAKLGLKSLQLGIEFKLVAQDGQPLDPDNPTVKAMKEAANQFGLRFEEP, from the coding sequence ATGTCCGCCGACATTCCGCAGTGGTTCACCGTCGCCCTCCCGCACTCGGACATCCGTGAGGGGCGGCTGGACGAGTCCGTTTTCGCCGCTAATATCTGGGCGGTGCGGCAGAACAACGCCCCGACCACCTACCTCGACACCGAACAGTTCTTCGGCAAGACCTACGTCACCGGCGGCTTGAGCAAGGTGCTGAGGAAGGTCGGGCAGGCTCTGTGCGGCACCACCGAGGCCAGCGACCGCATCATCAGCCTCCAGACTGCATTCGGCGGCGGTAAGACGCACACTCAGGTGGCGCTGTGGCACCTCGCCCGACACCCGGACGTGCTGCGAAAATCGGCCGCGTGCAAAGAGGTCCGTGACGTTCTCGGCGATCTGATACCGAAGAAACCGTGCGGCGTGGCGGTGTTCACGAACCAGACCTGTGATGCCACCCAAGGCCGCGAGACGCCCGAGGGCGTGCGGACGCGGACGGTCTGGGGCGAACTGGCCCTGCAATTGGGCGGCGTCGAGCTTTACAAGAAGATCGAGGCGAACGACCAGAACCGGGCCGTCCCGCAGGGTCTGTTCACCGAGATCCTCAAGAGAGCCGCCCCGTGCTTGATCCTACTTGACGAGATGGCTGACTACTGCGTCGGCGCGATGGCGGTGTCGGTCGGGCAAGGCACGCTCGCCGATCAGACGATCAGCTTCGTGCAGCAGTTGACCGAGGCCGCGTCTCTCGTGCCGGGCGCGGTGGTCGTTGCCACCTTGCCGGCCAGCCACTTGGAAGTGGCCAGCAGCGATAAGGGCCAGGAGATCCTGAGCCGGCTCGAAAAGCGGTTCGGCCGGATGTCGTCGGACCTGAAGCCGGTCGCCGATGAGGAGATCAACGAGGTGGTTCGCCGCCGGCTGTTCGAGAAAATCGGCGACCTCACCATCCAGGCCCAGGTCGCGGATGCGTACATGAAGTTGTACGCCGCGCACAAGAACGAGGTGCCGCCCGAAGCGTCGAAGGCCGGGTTCCGCGACCGGCTCCTGGCCGCATACCCGTTCCACCCGAGTCTGGTCGATACGTTCTACCTGCGGTGGGGCAGCCACAACGACTTCCAACGGACCCGTGGCGTGCTGCGGCTGTTGGCCAGCATCGTCGGGGATCTCTGGCAGCAGCGGGAAAAGACAAAGCAAAGCCAACCACTCATTCAACCGTGCCACGTCCGGTGGACGATTGACGCCCTGCGCGCCAGTTTGACACGCCTTTGGGGGGCGACTTACGACAGCGTCGTCGCCGCCGACGTGATCGGCGACAAGGCCAACGCCGTGGCCTTGGACGGCGAGCGGGGGCGCGACTATGCGGACGAGCGGGTGTCGCAGGGCGTTGCGTCGGCGGTGCTTCTCGGGTCTTTCGGCGGTCAAGGCGACCGGGCCGGGTTCTCCAGCAAGGAGGTCCGCTTATGCACGGGCAGGCCGGACCTGAACTGGGGTTACACGGACGGGGCGTTGCTCGCACTCGAAGAGAAGGCGTTCTACCTGCACAACGCCGCCGCCGGCAGCCAGGGCAAGCGGTACTGGTTCGGCACCAAGCCGACGCTCACCAAGTTGCTGGTGCAGTATCGCGGCAGCTTCTCGGGCCAGGAGTTTGACGCCGAGATCATTGAGGCGTTGCAGGCCCAGGTGAAGACGCTGAAGACCGATCCGGCGACTTGGAAGGTGTTGGTCAATCCACAGGCCGATCTTCCCGAGCAGAAGGTGCTGACCCTGCTCGTCATGCCGCCGGACTGCGTGTGGTCCGACGAATCGTTGCTCGCAGGTATGGGTGGCTCGAAGGAACGCATCCTCGAACTGAGTCAGAAGTGCGGGTCGAAGGACCGACTGTATCGGAACACGTTGTTGTTCTTGTTGCCAAACCAGCGGGGGCTTACCCGGCTCCGCAAGGAGCTTCGCGAGGTCGCCTCCCTCGAAGCCGTGAAGCGGGACTACACCAGCCAACTGGACCCCGAACAACTCGAAGAACTCAAGCAGAAGTTGGTCAAGCAAAAGGACACGGTGAGCGAGGTCATGGGCGGCGCGTTCCCGCACATCGCCCGCGTCGATGGCCAGGAGGTGGCCGTCTCGAACATGACGGAGATCGGTCCCAACCTGACCGACCACTTGTTGGCCGCGTGGCGGCAGGTCACGGACGAAGAAGAGTGGGTGCTGCGTAAGGTCGGGCAGGTGACGCTTCAGAAGACCGGCATGGTTCCCACCGAGAGCGGCATCCGGGTGCGGGACGCGGTCGAGGCGTTCCTGCGGTACACGGACAAGCCGATGGTGGCGACATCGGATTCGGTCGTGCAGGGCTTGGCCCAGGCGTGCAAAGACCGCGTCATCGGCATCGGGCGTGGCGTGTCGCCCGAAAAGCTCCAGACGCGGCGATGCGGCGATTACGTTGCACTGGATCGCAGTGAAGAAGGCGTCTGGATCATCCCGCCGTTCACCGAGCAGCCAACCGAGACGACCGGCGGCACCCCGAGCGGCGGTGCCGCGATCTCGTCGGACGGCGGTGCCGCGATCTCGTCGGACGGCCCCGTGACGGTCGTCGGCGACACCGGTGGTTCCACGACCACAACGGCCACGCCCAAGAAGCTCAAGGGCGTGACCATCGCCGGAACGATTCCGTTGGAGTCGTGGACCGAACTGTTCCGGTGCTTCCTCAACCCGGCGGCAAAGCTCGGCTTGAAGAGTCTGCAACTGGGCATCGAGTTCAAACTCGTGGCCCAAGACGGCCAACCCCTCGACCCGGACAACCCGACCGTGAAGGCGATGAAGGAGGCCGCGAACCAATTCGGGCTGCGGTTCGAGGAGCCGTGA